The Tumebacillus amylolyticus region GAAGTCGCAGCCGACGGTGAGCAGGAAGTTTTTTTTGCCGGCGGTGATGTCCGATTTGCGGTCGCCGACCATGACGGTGTTTTTTTCGTTGAGGTGTTGTTCGTCGAGGAGGAGGGCGACGAGTTCTTCTTTTTTCTCCGTTTTGTAGGCGCCCGCGCAGTAGAGTTTGTCAAACAGCGGCGTGAGGCCTTGCGTTTCGATCACCGTCTCGACATAGCGCATCTCCCCGTTCGACGCGGTAAAAAGCTTCACGCCCGCCTCGCGGAGTGTGTGAAGCGTTTTTTTCACAGCGGGGTAGAGGGCGCCGGTGCCTTTTTGCATGAGTTCCATCTCGGCCTGGGCGAGCAGTTCGTTTGCTTTGTCGCGCTCGTCCATCGAGGCGTCGGGGAGCAGGGTCTCCCAGACTTCGGGGATTGTCATGCCGAATACGTT contains the following coding sequences:
- a CDS encoding HAD family hydrolase; its protein translation is MDAMIFDVDGTLFQTEKVALPAFRQTFEKLRRPAPTDEQILNVFGMTIPEVWETLLPDASMDERDKANELLAQAEMELMQKGTGALYPAVKKTLHTLREAGVKLFTASNGEMRYVETVIETQGLTPLFDKLYCAGAYKTEKKEELVALLLDEQHLNEKNTVMVGDRKSDITAGKKNFLLTVGCDFGFANEHELDDADEIITSFDQLLTKVNYSQIARK